The nucleotide sequence AATCTCCGCAGGTTCATTGACGAAGTCGAGCACGTAGGTGTCGTCCTTGCCGGGATAACACCGATTGAGCCGCGAGAGTGTCTGCACCGCCTGGATCCCAGAAAGCCGTTTATCGACGTACATGCCACAAAGCAACGGCTGATCGAAGCCCGTCTGGAACTTATTTGCAACTAGCAGAATCTGAAATTGATCATCCTTGAAGGCTTCGGCGATGTTGCGTCCCTTCAAATCAGGGTTCAACTCCTTGCTGTTTTCCTTGAACGGCTCTGGCCCAGATTCTTTGTCGTTTACCTCACCGGAGAAGGCGACGAGCGTTTTCAGTGGATAGCCTTTCTCGTGGATGTATTTGTTGATTGCTAGCTGCCAGCGAACGGCTTCGACGCGGCTACTTGTCACAACCATTGCCTTGGCCCGGCCCTCCAGCAACGGAGCAACGGTTTCGCGAAAGTGCTCAACGACGATTTGCACCTTCTGGGCGATGTTATGTGGGTGCAGTCTGACCCATTTCATCAGACCTTTCACAGCGGTGCTGCGTTCCACTTCCGTGTCGTTCAGTTCTTTGCCAGCGTTGGCCAGTTTGAAAGCCAACTTGTAAGACGTGTAATTCTTCAAAACGTCCAGAATGAAGCCTTCTTCGATTGCCTGGCGCATCGAGTACACATGAAACGGCTCCGGAAGATTCCCCTCCCCCGCAGGGTGATCTGGATTTGGACGCCGACCAAAAAGCTCGAGGGTCTTGGCTTTAGGTGTTGCCGTGAAAGCAACATAGGTGATTCCGGTATCGGCTGATCGGGACGCCATTTGCGCGGTGAGAATATCTTCGCTGCTGATCGTCCCTCCGTCTTGAAGTTCCTGCTGTTCTTCGGCGGAGAGGATTGTCTTTAATTTGGAAGCAGCTTCTCCCGTTTGCGAACTGTGAGCCTCATCCGCGATCACCGCAAACTGCTTTCCCTGGGTCGCAGCGAGTTCCCGAACCGCCTCCAACGCAAACGGAAAGGTTTGTATCGTACAAACGACGATCTTTTTGTCCCCGGACAAAGCTTCGGCCAGCTCGGCACTCTTGCTGCCTTGGTCGCCCTTGATCGTAGCCACAACGCCCGCCGTTCTCTCGAAGCTGTAGATTGCATCCTGGAGCTGTCCGTCGATGACTCGGCGGTCAGAAACGACGAGCACGGTATCGAAGATCTTTTTGTTGTTCTCATCGTGAAGATCCGCGAGGAAGTGGGCCGACCAAGCGATTGAGTTCGTTTTTCCGGAACCTGCTGAGTGCTGAATCAGGTATTTCTGACCAGCCCCTTCGCGGAGAACTGCTTGCTGAAGCTTTCGAGTTGCATCGAGTTGATGGTAGCGAGGGAAGATCAACTTCTTGATTTGCTTCTTTTGGTCTTTTTCAGCCACCATGTATCGGCCGAGGATCTCCAACCAGCTGTCACGATTCCACACCTGCTCCCACAAATACGAGGTGCGGTGACCATTCGGATTGAGGGGATTGCCGGATGCACCGTTGACACCTAGATCAAATGGAAGGAAGTCGGTCGCGAACCCGGCAAGTTTCGTCGTCATTCTCACATGGCTACTGCTCACCGCGAAATGTACGAGGGCTCCCGATGGAAATGCCAGGAGTGGTTCTGAACCTTGACCCTTCGGATGTGGGTTGCGATCTTTCTTGTACTGGTAGACGGCGTCGTCGATGCTCTGCGTGTTGTCTGTCTTAATCTCAACCGTAGCGACAGGGATGCCATTTAGAAACAGCACAAGGTCGATGCTGTTCTCGTTATTCAGCGAATAACGAACTTGGCGGACAACTCGCAGCCGATTGGCGGCATACCGCTTCATGATGTCCGGGTTCATCGCAAGAGCCGGCTTGAATTGGGCCATTCGCAACGGCTTTCGAAGTCCTAATACGTCAAATCCGTTACGGATGACGTGGAGCGTACCGCTTTGGTCGAGACAGTCACGCAGACGTTGGAGCAACACGGCTTCAGCGGTAGATCCATGGTTCTTGGTCAGCGTCTTCCAAGCGTCCGGATCGGTTTCTTGTACCCAGGCGACGGCGTCTAGAGGAAAAAGAGCGAGCTTACGGTCGTATTGATCTGCAGCTTTCTCCGCGTACAGCCAGCCGTGTGAGGCGAGGTGATCGCAGATGTCGTTCTCGAATTCGATCTCTTTGTGGAGGTTCATGCCGCAGCCTCCTTTGAACCAAATTCACGAACATCGATCTTTCCGGTGACGGCTGCGGAGATGAGGGCGGTGCGGCGTTCTCGAAGAAGTTCGATGGCTCGTTCGGCTTCCGACTGAAGCGTGTCAAACCGCTTGCACTGTAAAGCTAATTCACGAACAATCTCCACTTGCTCAGAAACCGGCGGCAATGCTATCGCAAAACATTTCAGTTTTGATTGCGGCAAGTTATTCGCAAGTCCTTCTGCGCCACTAATGGATTGCTCGATCTGTGCCCGCATCAATTTTGAGTTGAAAACTGCGACAAAGAACTCGGGCTCCATCGTGTCCGCGAGGTGAATCCGGAACGTCTTGTCTGACAGCATTAGATGAGGACGAACGTCGTAGACGAATGCGGTTGCACCAACGAGATCGGATGATCCGCTGGCCCGCGACATCAGCACGTCGCCCCGCTTTACTTCGTACTCGACAATCGGTTCCAGGTCTTCCGGCAACGCCTTATTCTCAGTTGCCGAAAACACGCCTCGGTTGACGCATCCAGTCTTCAATATTCCCCATTCGTGTTCACCTGCGGGACGAGACTCGCATTGTGGACTCCAGCCTTGTTCAATCCCAGCAAGTACTCGGCGAACGGAAACAACGGCCCAATGCTGCGGGACATGGCCGAGCCATTGGTTTCCGGAAGGTTTCATTGGGGCGTTTTTGTCTAATCCTTTAGTCACTGCGTGACTGACGACCGCCCGACGCTTTTCCTGCAGCAGCTTAATCAAACGACGCTGCTCCGAAACCAACGTGTCAATCTTTAAAGTTTCAGAATCGAGGAATGAGGCGATATTTTTTTGTTCGTCTGGCGGTGGAAGCGGAATCGGGATTGTCTTTAGAATGTCCCAGCTGATAGATCGCCGATGTTCAAGGATCCCGTTTCCGTAAGACTGTGCGTATTGTTGGAAGCCGCCTATTTCAAAGATCCGGAACGCATAGCGAGAATAAATAACGTCTTCACTCGGTGTCAAAACGATGTACACCGGGCTACAAACGCCACGATATGTAGATACGCCGTACGAACCAATGTAGTAGTTCATACTATTGATGACGAAGTCGCCTTCGTTGACCACCTTGCACTTCGTCAGGTCTTCCGGCTTCTTGTTCCCAATGTCCCCTTTATCTGCATACGGAATGACGCCTACGTTCGCCATCAAAGACAGGTAGTCATTGCACTTGCCTTCATCGTTTCGTTCAGTTCGTTCAGTAACGATCGCCCTGCACGGTGGGACGTCCCAGTGGGAAGGGACTTCACCCAACCAACCGATGTCGGTCGCCTTGTAGTCTGTGTAAGCTGGAAAACTCATTGCGAAAGTTCTCCAATCATCTCGACGATCCGATCGGTGACTCTTTTCAGTTCCTTGTTGATCTCCGCCAGCTCACGAGGCGGTTTGAACACGTAGAAATGACGGTTGAACGGGATCTCGTAGCCGATCTTCGTCTTCTCTTCGTCAATCCAGGCGTCAGGAACGTGCGGCTTAACCTCTCGCTCAAAATACTCGTGGATGTCTTCCCCCAATGGGACTTCTTCGGTGTCTCGCAGTTTCGAGTCGGGCTTGGGCTGGCCTTTCTTTTTGCCTCGCGTTTCGAGCTGCGGCTGGCCGTCTTCATCCAGCAGCGGTCGCTCGACCGTGATCGTCTGGTAGCCAAAGTCGGTGGTCTTGAAGATGCGGCTGATGGGGACGGGTGGCCTTCCGTTTTCGCTCTTGTAACCTGCAGCTAATTTCTTCGGGCTAATGGGCTCGCGGGTTTCGGGATCGACGTGGACTTCTTTTGCTTCACCGAACAGGCGTGTAATCTCGGCAATGTGTTGGTCGCTCAATTCCTTTCGTTTGCTACCGAGACTCTTTCGCATTTTCTGCCACATCTCGCTGGCATCGATCAGCTGTACTTTGCCCTTACGGTGTTTGGGCTTGCGATTAGTCACGATCCAGATGTAGGTGCTGATTCCAGTGTTGTAGAACATGTCGGTCGGCAGACCGATGATGGCTTCGAGCAAATCGTTCTCCAGAACGTAGCGGCGAATTTCTGATTCACCCGAACCCGCACCCCCGGTAAACAACGGCGAGCCGTTAAGAACAATGCCAAAGCGACTACCTCCGTCTTTGGTTGGTCGCATTTTGGAAATGAGGTGCATCAGGAACAGCAGCGAACCATCGCTGACTCGAGGAAGCCCTGGGCCGAAGCGACCGTTGAAGCCGTCGTCTTTATGCTCCTTCTTGATTGCTTTCTGAATCTTTTTCCATTCGACGCCAAACGGCGGATTTGAAAGCATGTAGTCAAATTGCTCGTCCGGCAGGCCATCGTCCGACAACGTATTGCCGTGGATGATGTTGCTAATGTCCTGCCCCTTGATCAACATGTCGGCTTTGCAGATGGCGTAGGACTCACCATTGAGTTCCTGGCCGTACATCACGAGACGGGCATCCGGATTCTGACCGCTCAGATGATCTTCCGCCACCGACAGCATGCCTCCGGTTCCGGCGGTGGGGTCATACAGCGAACGGACAATTCCAGGTTTGGTCAATGCGTCATCATCTTCGATGAAAAGCAGATTGACCATCAACCGTATCACTTCTCGCGGGGTGAAGTGTTCCCCGGCGGTCTCGTTGCTGATTTCTGCAAACTTGCGGATCAGTTCTTCAAAGACGTAACCCATTTTTTCGTTACTGACGACTTCGGGATGAAGATCGATATTGGCGAACTTTTCCGTGACCAGATAAAGCAGGTTAGCTTTGTCGAGCCTTTGCACCTGGGTATAAAAATCGAAGCACTCGAAAATGTCTCGCACTGCCGGCGAGAAAGCTTGGATGTAGGAGAACATGTTCTCGGCGATGTTATCCTGGTCGCCCATCAGCTTTTTCATGTCGAGAGGTGAAGTGTTGTAGAACAACTGCTTCGCCTTCTTCAG is from Crateriforma conspicua and encodes:
- a CDS encoding type I restriction endonuclease subunit R, producing the protein MNLHKEIEFENDICDHLASHGWLYAEKAADQYDRKLALFPLDAVAWVQETDPDAWKTLTKNHGSTAEAVLLQRLRDCLDQSGTLHVIRNGFDVLGLRKPLRMAQFKPALAMNPDIMKRYAANRLRVVRQVRYSLNNENSIDLVLFLNGIPVATVEIKTDNTQSIDDAVYQYKKDRNPHPKGQGSEPLLAFPSGALVHFAVSSSHVRMTTKLAGFATDFLPFDLGVNGASGNPLNPNGHRTSYLWEQVWNRDSWLEILGRYMVAEKDQKKQIKKLIFPRYHQLDATRKLQQAVLREGAGQKYLIQHSAGSGKTNSIAWSAHFLADLHDENNKKIFDTVLVVSDRRVIDGQLQDAIYSFERTAGVVATIKGDQGSKSAELAEALSGDKKIVVCTIQTFPFALEAVRELAATQGKQFAVIADEAHSSQTGEAASKLKTILSAEEQQELQDGGTISSEDILTAQMASRSADTGITYVAFTATPKAKTLELFGRRPNPDHPAGEGNLPEPFHVYSMRQAIEEGFILDVLKNYTSYKLAFKLANAGKELNDTEVERSTAVKGLMKWVRLHPHNIAQKVQIVVEHFRETVAPLLEGRAKAMVVTSSRVEAVRWQLAINKYIHEKGYPLKTLVAFSGEVNDKESGPEPFKENSKELNPDLKGRNIAEAFKDDQFQILLVANKFQTGFDQPLLCGMYVDKRLSGIQAVQTLSRLNRCYPGKDDTYVLDFVNEPAEILDSFKTYFTTAQLADATDPNLILDLRTKLDAQGYYDEHEIDRVVKVVLNPDSKQKQLEAAITPVADRLLKKFAAAKAARVEATENKDDKAAQAAKDTMDALVLLRSDISTYLRAYTFLSQIFNYGNTDFEKRAIFFKYLVKLLKFGREREGVDLSEVKLTHHKLRNRGKRNLGLSDKDAPKLNPMTEIGSGVVREKEKAYLTEIISKLNEIYGTDTTDGDQLSHATTLNEKVLESEVLQQQAASNSKEQFANSPDLTNEIMNAIIDAMDVQSELSTRALNSAEIRESLKGLMLNQLGLYEKLKSRASES
- a CDS encoding restriction endonuclease subunit S, giving the protein MSFPAYTDYKATDIGWLGEVPSHWDVPPCRAIVTERTERNDEGKCNDYLSLMANVGVIPYADKGDIGNKKPEDLTKCKVVNEGDFVINSMNYYIGSYGVSTYRGVCSPVYIVLTPSEDVIYSRYAFRIFEIGGFQQYAQSYGNGILEHRRSISWDILKTIPIPLPPPDEQKNIASFLDSETLKIDTLVSEQRRLIKLLQEKRRAVVSHAVTKGLDKNAPMKPSGNQWLGHVPQHWAVVSVRRVLAGIEQGWSPQCESRPAGEHEWGILKTGCVNRGVFSATENKALPEDLEPIVEYEVKRGDVLMSRASGSSDLVGATAFVYDVRPHLMLSDKTFRIHLADTMEPEFFVAVFNSKLMRAQIEQSISGAEGLANNLPQSKLKCFAIALPPVSEQVEIVRELALQCKRFDTLQSEAERAIELLRERRTALISAAVTGKIDVREFGSKEAAA
- a CDS encoding type I restriction-modification system subunit M; translated protein: MNQQNLSSFIWSVADLLRGDYKQSEYGRVILPFTVLRRLDCVLEPTKEAVLAEKEKREAAGLNPEPFLLKKAKQLFYNTSPLDMKKLMGDQDNIAENMFSYIQAFSPAVRDIFECFDFYTQVQRLDKANLLYLVTEKFANIDLHPEVVSNEKMGYVFEELIRKFAEISNETAGEHFTPREVIRLMVNLLFIEDDDALTKPGIVRSLYDPTAGTGGMLSVAEDHLSGQNPDARLVMYGQELNGESYAICKADMLIKGQDISNIIHGNTLSDDGLPDEQFDYMLSNPPFGVEWKKIQKAIKKEHKDDGFNGRFGPGLPRVSDGSLLFLMHLISKMRPTKDGGSRFGIVLNGSPLFTGGAGSGESEIRRYVLENDLLEAIIGLPTDMFYNTGISTYIWIVTNRKPKHRKGKVQLIDASEMWQKMRKSLGSKRKELSDQHIAEITRLFGEAKEVHVDPETREPISPKKLAAGYKSENGRPPVPISRIFKTTDFGYQTITVERPLLDEDGQPQLETRGKKKGQPKPDSKLRDTEEVPLGEDIHEYFEREVKPHVPDAWIDEEKTKIGYEIPFNRHFYVFKPPRELAEINKELKRVTDRIVEMIGELSQ